In one window of Hymenobacter nivis DNA:
- a CDS encoding BatA domain-containing protein, producing the protein MLTLTSPSALLALLGLLVPLAIYLWNRRPGPEVAVGSLRWLAAGANRRLRNLKPEQLALLLLRAAVLGALAVAVAGPAWRQVRPAGRGQVLVGPELAGTPALAAARPGLDSLRRRGYALRWLAPGLPAVAADSLGRYRGPAAGDFAWARVQQAVDSFPGQPMRVLAASTLRGLQGPHPPLPAAVRWQLLNPGGPAVTWLAEAAGTPDSLHLLVGRSAATQTTFQTLAVARPAGGALLRAPGLGPLRYLTAADGTGLLRPDAAAQGPGLAVAGPLRAVLYATPGHAEEARYLQAALQAAALGLAVPLQLTTAPAATTPAAGIDWLFWLSDAPVPAAWRAAAARGAHVWQAAAGPGVADTAQLVAPAAGAAAVALFRRAPGPALAGAAPLWADGRGRAVLARQAVGQGAFYKLSTRLQPAWSELADSPALPALLLEVLRPEPAADTPEAFGAHDQRRFDPAQLPAAPGLQAMASSLPVTAFTFADLRPWLVLLAALLFAVERRVARRIAASSSTSAA; encoded by the coding sequence TTGCTTACCCTCACCTCCCCTTCTGCGCTGCTGGCTTTGCTGGGCTTGCTGGTGCCGCTGGCCATCTACCTCTGGAACCGGCGGCCGGGGCCCGAGGTGGCGGTGGGCAGCCTGCGCTGGCTGGCCGCGGGCGCCAACCGCCGCCTGCGCAACCTGAAGCCCGAGCAGCTGGCGCTACTGCTGCTGCGCGCCGCCGTGCTGGGGGCCCTGGCGGTGGCGGTGGCCGGCCCGGCGTGGCGGCAGGTGCGCCCGGCCGGCCGCGGCCAGGTGCTGGTGGGCCCCGAGCTGGCCGGCACCCCGGCGCTGGCCGCCGCCCGCCCGGGACTCGATTCGCTGCGCCGCCGGGGCTATGCGTTGCGCTGGCTGGCCCCCGGCCTTCCGGCAGTAGCGGCCGATTCGCTGGGCCGCTACCGGGGCCCGGCGGCGGGCGATTTTGCCTGGGCACGGGTGCAGCAGGCGGTAGATTCGTTTCCCGGGCAGCCGATGCGCGTGTTGGCAGCCAGCACGTTGCGCGGCTTGCAGGGGCCCCACCCGCCGCTACCGGCCGCCGTGCGCTGGCAGCTGCTGAACCCAGGGGGCCCGGCGGTTACCTGGTTGGCCGAAGCGGCCGGCACGCCCGATAGCCTGCACCTACTGGTAGGCCGCAGCGCCGCCACCCAAACGACTTTCCAAACCTTAGCTGTGGCCCGGCCAGCCGGCGGCGCGCTGCTGCGCGCGCCGGGCCTGGGGCCCCTGCGCTACCTCACCGCGGCCGACGGCACCGGCCTGCTGCGGCCCGATGCCGCGGCGCAGGGCCCCGGCCTCGCCGTGGCGGGGCCCCTGCGCGCCGTGCTGTACGCCACGCCCGGCCACGCCGAGGAAGCCCGCTACCTGCAGGCCGCGCTGCAAGCGGCCGCCCTGGGGCTGGCCGTGCCGTTGCAGCTGACTACGGCCCCGGCAGCAACAACCCCAGCAGCCGGTATTGATTGGCTGTTTTGGCTGTCTGATGCGCCCGTGCCAGCCGCTTGGCGAGCGGCGGCAGCGCGGGGCGCGCACGTGTGGCAAGCCGCCGCCGGTCCTGGCGTGGCCGATACCGCGCAGCTGGTGGCCCCGGCCGCCGGAGCCGCGGCCGTTGCGCTATTTCGGCGGGCCCCAGGGCCCGCGCTGGCCGGCGCCGCGCCGCTGTGGGCCGATGGCCGGGGTCGTGCCGTGCTGGCGCGCCAGGCCGTGGGCCAGGGCGCTTTTTATAAATTAAGCACCCGCCTGCAACCCGCCTGGAGTGAGTTAGCCGACAGCCCGGCCCTGCCCGCTTTGCTGCTGGAGGTGCTGCGCCCCGAGCCCGCGGCCGATACCCCGGAGGCCTTCGGCGCCCACGACCAGCGCCGCTTCGACCCGGCCCAGTTGCCCGCCGCCCCAGGGCTCCAGGCAATGGCTAGTAGCCTGCCCGTCACCGCTTTTACTTTCGCTGATTTGCGGCCGTGGCTGGTACTACTAGCCGCGCTACTATTTGCCGTGGAGCGCAGGGTGGCCCGGCGCATAGCCGCCTCATCTTCAACTTCCGCCGCATGA